A stretch of Fusarium poae strain DAOMC 252244 chromosome 2, whole genome shotgun sequence DNA encodes these proteins:
- a CDS encoding hypothetical protein (TransMembrane:1 (i12-35o)): protein MDVSSKAKWHHKAFIPTCTILSFACVSMLLLHWHWQWQTLTYTPPASVDKDRRFALVIPATGSSPELCKTVVTGLALGYPSPVIVNWGVDHRALTHWRGGRNLVKVPGVVEYLEAATRPDAHPSERLNDDDIVLIVDGYDIWFQLPAQVMLERYHKINREANERLQKEWNKHQRGPMPMRQTIIGASGKRCDPKNENRGTKMQCDDKTCWEAPQINWDDLDVEHLETDHTGKVKSRHCGAVRPRWLNGGLYMGPAGDLRRLFRRCLFTLQTGIGKGIKMRSEQSLAYEAISEQEVYRQWQRSNGNLKRGISKLMGDKLEYHIGLDYAEELSVQTQWAQDRNGRDHGAFVTLGNQELIDQHSQALGISPTRLRGLPDDIKSAPNPLSLLQPGANWTDMPLYADFFTETVSAILHHNGVGSLKTHRSTWWDRPWYYQHLRKLLHLRLRAKDEPEDPLATVQTANGRVRYWAATAEQESKYPRQMKKTLKHRLDKMKFGDICRHKHSAPEGPNQEWWEEIFRDTGGPWGT, encoded by the exons ATGGACGTTTCTTCAAAGGCTAAGTGGCACCACAAGGCCTTCATCCCCACATGCACAATACTCAGTTTCGCATGCGTTTCCATGCTTTTGCTTCACTGGCATTGGCAGTGGCAGACGTTGACTTATACTCCTCCCGCCTCAGTCGACAAGGACCGACGCTTCGCCCTGGTCATACCTGCCACCGGTTCTAGCCCTGAACTTTGCAAAACCGTCGTTACCGGACTCGCACTTGGTTACCCAAGCCCAGTTATCGTCAATTGGGGAGTTGACCATCGCGCTCTCACACATTGGCGGGGTGGTCGCAATTTAGTAAAAGTACCTGGTGTGGTCGAGTATCTTGAAGCAGCCACACGACCAGATGCGCACCCATCCGAGCGATTGAATGACGACGACATTGTACTCATTGTCGATGGTTACGACATTTGGTTCCAACTGCCAGCTCAGGTGATGCTCGAGCGATATCACAAGATCAACCGAGAAGCCAACGAGAGACTGCAAAAAGAATGGAACAAACATCAACGAGGACCAATGCCGATGCGACAGACTATAATTGGGGCAAGTGGCAAGAGATGCGACCCCAAGAACGAAAATAGGGGCACAAAGATGCAGTGCGAT gacaagacaTGCTGGGAGGCTCCTCAGATCAATTGGGACGATCTAGATGTTGAACACTTGGAAACAGACCATACAGGCAAGGTCAAGTCACGCCACTGCGGTGCCGTCAGGCCGAGGTGGCTCAACGGGGGCCTCTACATGGGGCCTGCTGGTGATTTGAGACGTCTCTTCCGTCGCTGCTTGTTCACACTACAGACGGGAATCGGCAAGGGAATCAAGATGCGTAGTGAACAGTCTCTTGCATACGAAGCCATATCTGAACAGGAGGTCTATCGCCAATGGCAGAGATCGAATGGCAACCTGAAACGTGGTATATCAAAGTTGATGGGTGACAAGCTGGAATATCACATCGGCCTTGATTACGCCGAGGAACTATCAGTCCAAACCCAGTGGGCGCAAGACAGAAATGGAAGGGACCATGGTGCATTTGTGACACTAGGCAACCAAGAACTCATTGACCAACATTCTCAGGCTCTGGGGATCTCGCCGACAAGACTGCGTGGTTTACCAGACGACATCAAGTCAGCACCGAACCCACTGTCACTTCTTCAGCCCGGAGCCAACTGGACCGACATGCCTCTCTATGCAGACTTCTTCACCGAGACCGTCTCTGCTATTCTACATCACAACGGTGTCGGTTCCCTCAAGACACATCGATCCACATGGTGGGACAGACCATGGTATTATCAACACCTCCGAAAGCTTCTTCACCTTCGACTGCGAGCAAAGGACGAGCCTGAGGATCCTCTGGCGACGGTACAGACAGCCAATGGACGTGTGAGATACTGGGCTGCCACCGCCGAACAGGAGAGCAAGTATCCCagacagatgaagaagacgttAAAACACAGACTGGACAAGATGAAGTTTGGAGATATTTGTCGGCACAAGCACTCAGCACCAGAGGGGCCTAACCAGGAGTGGTGGGAGGAGATTTTTCGCGACACTGGTGGTCCTTGGGGTACCTAG
- a CDS encoding hypothetical protein (TransMembrane:6 (o95-119i126-149o155-177i189-215o235-254i275-299o)), whose translation MIQKFLGTDEIRHDLQRDASSTWKGGNVHTGTFMPSRPDVWARCFWPFPRFSQGVFVSLSPLPFKPVDAMMLPHRDKWDVHYAKIDELVYIGRDVFVMVASTLALYNAIELLTLIYLTFKRKAGLYFWSILFASFGILPYCLGWLVVYFDLTHDYVGMIIETIGLVLVISGQSVVLYSRLHLILNDRMILRSVLAVIIINGIVWHTTMTVLLFGSEYSPRDNRNGFNSVFNIAEKISMCCFYMQELTISGIYIWKSLDILKTAFGNTRKMLYKLFAINIAIVIMDLGMVVLELMDFYVWEQGIKLVTYSIKLKLEFAVLSELIEFVRSRSGTQSRPTKPSQNQTTLVPLSSVPRGSTKPTGFTRDRIYSGDTHTNITIAAAPPQQIQETMSDDRIHVVRQVDVESLNAYPNTERSTEELFEYMPDELPPELMPRAL comes from the exons ATGATTCAGAAGTTCCTCGGGACTGATGAGATCCGGCATGATCTCCAGCGTGACGCTTCGAGCACATGGAAGGGCGGGAACGTACATACAGGTACATTTATGCCAAGCCGCCCTGATGTCTGGGCACGCTGCTTTTGGCCTTTCCCTCGATTCTCCCAGGGAGTATTTGTTTCACTCTCCCCTCTACCCTTTAAACCTGTAGACGCAATGATGTTACCACACCGCGACAAATGGGACGTCCACTATGCCAAAATTGATGAATTGGTATACATTGGTCGAGATGTGTTTGTTATG GTGGCCTCGACACTGGCGCTCTACAACGCCATTGAGCTATTGACACTCATCTACCTCACCTTCAAACGAAAAGCTGGTCTTTATTTCTGGAGCATACTCTTTGCATCCTTCGGCATCCTTCCATACTGTCTGGGCTGGCTAGTGGTTTATTTCGACCTAACGCACGACTATGTGGGCATGATTATCGAGACTATCGGCTTGGTTCTTGTGATATCTGGCCAATCTGTTGTCTTGTACTCTCGACTACATCTTATTCTAAATGACAGAATGATCTTACGATCTGTACTTGCTGTAATCATAATCAACGGTATTGTCTGG CACACTACCATGACTGTATTGCTGTTTGGATCAGAGTATAGTCCGAGAGACAACAGGAACGGGTTCAACAGTGTTTTCAACATCGCAGAAAAGATTTCCATGTGCTGTTTCTACATGCAAGAACTGACCATCTCTGGAATATACATTTGGAAATCCCTCGATATTCTCAAGACGGCCTTTGGCAACACACGAAAAATGCTCTACAAGCTATTCGCCATCAATATTGCGATTGTGATTATGGATCTCGGGATGGTCGTCTTAGAGTTGATGGACTTTTACGTCTGGGAACAAGGAATCAAGCTCGTCACATACTCGATCAAACTCAAACTTGAGTTTGCAGTCCTGAGTGAGCTCATTGAATTCGTGCGAAGTCGGAGTGGAACACAATCTCGCCCTACGAAACCCTCTCAGAACCAAACTACTCTTGTGCCACTATCATCAGTCCCCAGGGGCAGCACAAAGCCAACTGGGTTCACGAGGGACCGCATTTACAGTGGTGACACCCATACAAATATCACAATTGCTGCTGCGCCTCCTCAGCAGATACAAGAAACAATGTCTGATGATAGGATACATGTCGTCCGGCAGGTGGATGTGGAAAGCTTGAATGCGTATCCAAACACTGAGAGAAGCACCGAGGAGCTGTTTGAATACATGCCAGATGAGCTTCCGCCAGAACTGATGCCTAGAGCACTCTAG